A single genomic interval of Persephonella atlantica harbors:
- a CDS encoding NAD(P)/FAD-dependent oxidoreductase — MEKYSVIIIGGGPAGLTCGITLASAKGKFDFMEGKKFLIIYDQYSDLDKALLKNVPGIETGTEGKKLLEKIRKQASQFENLTLKEGKVVKAQGEEGNFTVETADGKTYSSEYLVVATGFHKFEIEGLDVEVIPHRKSPRPGKIMIKNTDGKVREGLFVAGLVAGVPTMYACASGSGAEVACDILSEWAGKTVVVHDVPDNT, encoded by the coding sequence ATGGAAAAGTACAGCGTTATCATTATAGGTGGTGGACCTGCTGGACTGACGTGCGGAATTACACTTGCCTCTGCAAAAGGAAAGTTTGATTTTATGGAAGGTAAAAAATTCCTGATAATATACGACCAGTATTCAGACCTTGACAAGGCACTGCTGAAGAATGTTCCTGGTATTGAAACTGGAACAGAAGGTAAAAAACTTTTAGAGAAGATAAGAAAACAGGCCTCCCAGTTTGAAAATCTAACCCTTAAAGAAGGTAAAGTGGTAAAAGCTCAAGGAGAGGAAGGAAACTTTACTGTAGAAACAGCAGATGGAAAAACCTACAGCTCAGAATATCTCGTTGTTGCAACAGGATTCCATAAGTTCGAGATAGAAGGTTTAGATGTAGAAGTTATCCCCCACAGAAAGTCTCCAAGACCAGGGAAAATAATGATAAAAAATACAGACGGAAAGGTAAGGGAAGGTCTCTTTGTTGCTGGACTGGTTGCCGGGGTTCCTACAATGTACGCCTGTGCTTCAGGCTCAGGTGCAGAAGTTGCATGTGATATACTGTCAGAGTGGGCAGGAAAAACTGTGGTGGTTCACGATGTTCCAGATAATACTTAG
- a CDS encoding ATP-dependent DNA ligase: MKYMKLAEFYQFLEGTTSRIEMTNALVKLFQETPKNLIDKVVYLSIGRIAPEYTGLDYNFSEKSAIKAISAVLGISEHNVQQKIVETGDLGDAGKELFEKAGIKAGGSLTVEEVYDTLRKIAETTGYGSTKKKMELFISLLKKASPLEVKYLLRTITERLRLGIGDNTIMDALSIAFTGKKENRAIIERAYNISSDLGYVASVLAKEGLKGVERIKIQIGRPIRPMLAERMAIPSFILKKLGGKAGAEYKYDGERIQVHRKNDEFYLFSRRLENITNQFPDLIEFLKESIPQECILELEAVVIDPSSGAIRPFQDLMNRRVKYVTRFHIMMYPVAGFIFDIMYLNGEDLTMKPYPERRKILEEQIKITDRVNLATRKVVDNVEDLESFFLEAIENGCEGLVCKSLQRDSIYQAGKRGFLWIKYKRDYKSHLADTLDLVVVGAFYGKGQRTGYFGSLLMACYDPETDQFKTVCKVGTGFTEDDFKKLDEILSKHQINHKHPRVNSILTADIWYEPFLVLEITGAELTLSPVHTCGWDKIKLNRGLGLRFPRFTGRYRFDKRPEDATTEKEIIQMYKNQLQIRV, translated from the coding sequence ATGAAATATATGAAATTAGCCGAGTTTTATCAGTTTTTAGAAGGAACAACAAGCAGAATTGAGATGACCAATGCACTGGTCAAACTTTTTCAGGAAACACCTAAAAATCTGATAGACAAAGTTGTGTATCTGTCAATAGGAAGAATAGCACCTGAATACACAGGACTTGATTATAACTTTAGTGAAAAGTCGGCGATAAAGGCAATTTCTGCTGTTTTAGGTATATCAGAGCATAATGTACAGCAAAAGATTGTTGAGACGGGAGATTTGGGAGATGCAGGAAAAGAACTGTTTGAGAAAGCAGGTATAAAAGCAGGTGGCAGTCTAACAGTAGAGGAGGTGTATGATACTCTAAGGAAAATAGCAGAAACTACCGGTTATGGTTCAACAAAGAAGAAGATGGAGCTTTTTATATCTCTTTTAAAAAAAGCATCTCCATTGGAAGTTAAATACCTGCTGAGAACTATAACAGAGAGACTGAGACTGGGTATTGGAGACAACACTATAATGGATGCCCTTTCTATTGCATTTACAGGCAAAAAAGAGAATAGAGCTATTATTGAAAGGGCTTACAACATTTCATCAGATTTAGGTTATGTGGCATCAGTTTTGGCTAAAGAAGGTCTAAAGGGGGTTGAGAGAATAAAAATACAGATAGGAAGACCAATAAGACCAATGCTTGCAGAAAGAATGGCTATACCATCTTTTATTCTGAAAAAGTTAGGTGGTAAGGCAGGGGCAGAGTACAAGTATGACGGTGAGAGAATACAGGTTCACAGAAAAAATGATGAATTTTATCTGTTTTCAAGAAGGTTAGAAAACATTACAAACCAGTTTCCAGACCTTATTGAGTTTTTAAAAGAATCTATACCACAGGAATGTATATTAGAGCTTGAAGCAGTAGTGATAGACCCTTCCTCTGGAGCGATAAGGCCTTTTCAGGATCTGATGAACAGAAGGGTAAAGTATGTAACCCGGTTTCACATAATGATGTATCCGGTAGCAGGTTTTATCTTTGACATAATGTATCTAAATGGGGAAGATCTCACGATGAAGCCCTATCCTGAAAGAAGAAAGATATTGGAGGAGCAGATAAAAATCACAGATAGAGTAAATCTTGCCACAAGAAAAGTTGTGGACAATGTTGAAGATTTAGAGAGCTTTTTTCTTGAAGCTATAGAAAACGGCTGTGAAGGGCTGGTATGCAAGTCTCTCCAGAGAGACTCCATATATCAGGCAGGTAAAAGGGGTTTTCTGTGGATAAAATACAAAAGAGATTACAAATCACATCTGGCTGACACCCTTGATTTAGTTGTTGTTGGGGCATTTTACGGTAAAGGTCAGAGGACTGGATATTTTGGCTCTCTTCTTATGGCATGCTACGACCCAGAAACAGACCAGTTTAAAACTGTGTGTAAAGTGGGAACAGGATTTACAGAAGATGACTTTAAAAAGTTAGATGAAATTCTGTCTAAGCATCAGATAAACCATAAACATCCAAGGGTAAACTCCATATTAACAGCAGACATATGGTATGAGCCGTTTTTAGTTTTGGAGATAACAGGAGCTGAGCTTACACTTTCTCCGGTTCATACCTGTGGCTGGGACAAAATAAAACTTAATCGTGGTCTTGGTCTGAGATTCCCTCGTTTTACAGGCAGATACAGATTTGATAAAAGACCTGAGGATGCAACAACTGAAAAGGAGATAATCCAGATGTACAAAAATCAGCTTCAGATAAGGGTTTAA
- a CDS encoding TatD family hydrolase, which translates to MIDTHAHLDMLKTEEDLLESVEKLDAIITVGCDKEEINKAVKIAKTYDNVYASIGYHPYDVKDLTEEDIRKLAEISKSEEKVVAIGETGLDYYRNITPKNLQWEFFEKQLSLAKKLNLPVIIHSRNANEDTVKILENLSPFPSSGVLHCFGGDIPMMERCVELGFYISFAGNITYPKADNLRNVLKATPLDRLLLETDSPFLTPQKKRGKPNKPSYIFFTLEFVADLLNLSPQEVEYITDTNACRLFNKISPVLSR; encoded by the coding sequence ATGATAGATACCCATGCTCACCTTGACATGCTGAAAACAGAAGAAGACCTGTTGGAAAGTGTTGAGAAGCTTGATGCTATTATTACTGTAGGATGTGATAAAGAAGAGATAAACAAAGCTGTCAAAATAGCAAAAACATATGATAATGTTTATGCCTCCATTGGTTACCATCCTTACGATGTCAAGGATTTAACAGAAGAAGACATACGCAAACTTGCAGAAATCTCCAAAAGTGAAGAAAAAGTTGTAGCCATTGGAGAAACAGGACTTGATTACTACCGGAATATCACACCAAAAAATCTGCAGTGGGAATTTTTTGAAAAACAGCTAAGCCTTGCCAAAAAGTTAAACCTTCCCGTTATCATACATTCACGCAATGCCAACGAGGACACAGTAAAAATATTAGAGAATTTAAGCCCTTTCCCTTCTTCGGGAGTTCTTCACTGTTTTGGCGGTGACATACCTATGATGGAAAGATGTGTAGAACTGGGATTCTACATATCATTTGCTGGAAACATCACATACCCAAAAGCTGACAACCTGAGGAATGTTCTAAAAGCAACCCCACTGGACAGACTCCTCCTCGAAACAGATAGTCCTTTTTTAACACCTCAGAAAAAAAGAGGAAAACCTAACAAACCTTCATACATATTCTTTACGCTGGAGTTTGTAGCTGATTTACTGAATCTTTCCCCTCAAGAGGTTGAATATATCACAGACACAAATGCATGTAGATTGTTTAACAAAATATCTCCTGTCCTGAGCAGATAG
- the ftsH gene encoding ATP-dependent zinc metalloprotease FtsH yields the protein MQLSRSILIWFLIGALMIFAFNMIGSRQIVDNRISYTEFVEMVNDGKVEKATIKGEEITAITKDGKKVQTVIPEGYSKIYDILQENGVKIHVVPAEKASWLTTLLVSWLPILLFIGLWIFMMRQMSGGSNRAFSFAKSKAKVYLEEKPNVKLDDVAGMDEVKEEVKEIIDYLKDPQRFQKLGGRAPKGVLFYGDPGVGKTLLAKAIAGEANVPFISISGSDFVEMFVGVGAARVRDLFETAKKHAPCLVFIDEIDAVGRARSGVGFGGGHDEREQTLNQLLVELDGFESGEGIIVIAATNRPDILDPALLRPGRFDRQISVPKPDVKGRYEILKVHVKKKKIPLDSDVDLMVIARGTPGFSGADLANIVNEAALLAARKRKDKVGMKEFEEAMDRIMMGLERKGMAITPDEKEKIAYHEVGHAIVSLMFKEADPLHKVSIIPRGMALGVTVNLPEEDRHIYSKKDLMARIHQLFGGRAAEEVFYGKDGITTGAENDLMRATELAYRIVASWGMTEELGPIHVSTARNNPFMPQQGPEISEETARKIDEEVNKLLREAYAKTKEIIESYKDAITAVVELLLDKETITCDEMVSILEEYGVPIINKCRKSIVEVVSDSSAPETPAGAIE from the coding sequence GTGCAACTGTCAAGAAGCATTTTAATATGGTTTTTAATAGGAGCATTAATGATATTTGCCTTTAATATGATAGGTTCCAGACAGATTGTTGACAACAGGATATCCTATACAGAGTTTGTTGAAATGGTTAATGACGGAAAGGTAGAAAAAGCAACCATAAAAGGGGAAGAGATTACTGCTATAACAAAAGATGGGAAAAAAGTCCAGACCGTAATTCCTGAAGGTTACAGCAAAATATACGACATTCTCCAGGAAAACGGCGTTAAGATACATGTTGTTCCAGCAGAAAAAGCAAGCTGGTTGACAACACTCCTTGTATCATGGCTTCCTATACTGCTGTTTATAGGACTGTGGATATTTATGATGAGGCAGATGTCTGGAGGCTCAAACAGGGCATTTTCATTTGCAAAATCAAAGGCAAAGGTGTATTTAGAAGAGAAACCTAACGTTAAGTTAGATGACGTTGCTGGAATGGACGAAGTTAAAGAGGAAGTTAAAGAGATTATAGACTATCTGAAGGATCCACAGAGATTTCAAAAACTCGGTGGTAGAGCTCCTAAAGGGGTTCTTTTCTACGGAGATCCGGGAGTTGGCAAAACCCTTTTAGCAAAAGCAATAGCAGGGGAGGCAAATGTGCCGTTCATATCCATATCTGGTTCAGACTTTGTTGAAATGTTTGTTGGTGTTGGAGCTGCAAGGGTTAGAGACCTTTTTGAAACTGCAAAAAAACATGCACCATGTCTTGTATTTATAGATGAGATTGATGCAGTAGGTAGGGCAAGAAGTGGTGTTGGCTTTGGTGGTGGACATGACGAAAGGGAACAGACACTTAACCAGTTGCTGGTTGAACTTGACGGCTTTGAGTCTGGAGAGGGTATTATTGTTATCGCAGCAACAAACAGACCTGATATTCTTGACCCAGCACTACTAAGACCAGGAAGATTTGACAGACAGATTTCTGTTCCAAAGCCTGATGTGAAAGGAAGATATGAAATACTGAAGGTACACGTTAAGAAGAAAAAGATACCACTGGACAGCGATGTTGACCTTATGGTGATAGCAAGGGGGACACCAGGATTTTCTGGAGCCGACCTTGCGAATATCGTAAATGAAGCTGCTCTTTTAGCTGCCAGAAAAAGAAAAGATAAGGTAGGAATGAAAGAGTTTGAAGAAGCCATGGACAGGATAATGATGGGACTGGAAAGAAAGGGTATGGCAATAACACCTGACGAAAAAGAAAAAATTGCATACCATGAGGTGGGACACGCTATTGTAAGCTTGATGTTTAAAGAAGCTGACCCTCTCCACAAGGTTTCAATAATACCAAGGGGTATGGCTTTAGGTGTGACCGTTAATCTGCCGGAAGAAGACAGACATATATACTCCAAAAAAGATCTTATGGCAAGAATTCATCAGCTTTTTGGAGGTAGAGCTGCAGAAGAAGTATTCTACGGCAAAGATGGAATCACTACAGGTGCAGAGAATGACCTGATGAGAGCAACAGAACTTGCCTACAGAATTGTTGCCTCATGGGGTATGACAGAAGAGCTTGGTCCTATACACGTATCAACAGCAAGGAACAATCCATTTATGCCACAACAGGGACCAGAGATAAGTGAAGAAACTGCCAGAAAGATAGATGAAGAAGTAAACAAACTCCTGAGGGAAGCCTATGCAAAAACAAAAGAGATTATTGAAAGTTACAAAGATGCAATAACAGCAGTAGTTGAGCTTTTACTGGACAAAGAGACTATTACATGTGATGAGATGGTATCCATACTGGAAGAGTACGGCGTTCCTATTATCAACAAGTGCAGGAAATCAATTGTTGAGGTTGTATCAGACTCTTCTGCTCCAGAAACACCAGCAGGAGCTATAGAATGA
- the tilS gene encoding tRNA lysidine(34) synthetase TilS, which yields MVEKKFLKAIKDFNLVESKDRILVAFSGGIDSTVLTALLLKFQKYLKIEKIALAHLNHSLRGAESDLDEEFCKSFAEEKGLKIYTKKEDVKKYAKEHSMSIEEAARTVRYSFLQEIALREEFNKIATGHHLSDLIETMILWFIQGNKKGIKGFKPYEKNVIRPLFYLTKEEIRQYAEKKDIKYTVDRTNFKTDILRNKIRHDIIPLLRQINPSIEKSMLIESLFLQIDEDFIEKEVEKFSQKFLKDRITLTDIADVPEAVLYRMLTIWIYKKTGIYPSYRKIWEILKILKKSGEKSISLSRDYQLIKSYSQIIIKKKEKSKKYSYKIKTGDEVYIKEAGVIIKSYISKSINMGKLKDERKIVCFDIGEENPEFVIRNRKAGDRFLPFGQKSEKKLKDIMIELKIPKYMRDTIPILEFRNKILWVVGYKRSGHYPVTEQTKKMICFEIKEV from the coding sequence GTGGTTGAGAAAAAGTTTTTAAAAGCAATTAAAGATTTCAATCTTGTAGAAAGCAAAGACAGAATTCTGGTGGCTTTTTCTGGAGGAATTGATTCTACAGTTCTGACAGCCTTACTTCTAAAATTTCAGAAATACCTGAAAATAGAAAAGATAGCCCTTGCCCATCTCAATCACTCACTAAGAGGAGCAGAATCTGACTTGGATGAAGAGTTCTGCAAATCTTTTGCAGAGGAAAAAGGTCTGAAAATATACACAAAAAAGGAGGACGTTAAAAAGTACGCAAAAGAACATTCTATGTCTATTGAGGAAGCGGCAAGAACAGTTAGGTACTCATTTCTTCAAGAAATAGCACTCAGAGAGGAGTTCAACAAAATAGCCACAGGACATCATCTTTCAGATCTTATTGAAACAATGATCCTCTGGTTCATTCAGGGGAACAAAAAAGGTATAAAAGGGTTTAAACCTTATGAAAAAAATGTGATTCGTCCACTTTTTTATCTAACAAAAGAAGAGATACGCCAATATGCAGAAAAGAAAGATATCAAATATACAGTAGACAGAACAAATTTCAAAACAGATATATTGAGGAACAAAATCAGGCACGACATCATCCCATTGCTTAGACAGATAAATCCATCAATAGAAAAATCAATGTTAATAGAGTCTTTGTTTTTGCAGATAGACGAGGATTTTATAGAAAAGGAAGTAGAGAAATTTTCACAGAAATTTCTCAAAGACCGTATTACACTAACCGATATAGCAGATGTTCCGGAAGCTGTTCTGTATAGAATGTTGACAATCTGGATTTATAAAAAAACAGGAATATATCCATCTTACCGGAAGATTTGGGAGATTTTGAAAATATTAAAAAAATCTGGAGAAAAAAGTATAAGTTTAAGCAGAGATTACCAGCTTATAAAAAGCTATTCACAGATAATAATTAAAAAAAAGGAAAAATCAAAAAAGTATTCTTACAAAATAAAGACAGGAGACGAGGTATATATAAAAGAAGCAGGTGTTATAATAAAAAGCTATATATCAAAATCTATTAATATGGGAAAGTTGAAAGATGAAAGAAAGATCGTATGCTTTGATATAGGAGAAGAAAATCCAGAATTTGTAATAAGAAACAGGAAAGCGGGGGATAGATTTCTGCCTTTCGGACAAAAATCAGAAAAAAAGTTGAAAGACATTATGATTGAACTCAAAATTCCCAAATATATGAGAGATACCATACCAATTCTTGAATTTAGGAATAAAATATTATGGGTGGTGGGTTATAAAAGATCTGGCCACTACCCTGTGACTGAACAAACAAAAAAAATGATCTGTTTTGAGATAAAGGAGGTTTGA
- the rpsT gene encoding 30S ribosomal protein S20 — protein sequence MAHTRSAKKRIRQAEKRRLLNRYHISRMKTAIKRINEALKNKDIETAEKLLPLAQKLAYRAAAKGAIHKNEAARRVSRIARKVNAAKQALSS from the coding sequence ATGGCTCATACACGTTCGGCTAAAAAAAGAATAAGACAGGCAGAAAAAAGGAGACTTCTAAACAGATACCACATATCAAGGATGAAGACAGCGATAAAAAGAATTAATGAGGCTCTAAAAAACAAAGATATAGAAACAGCTGAAAAACTTCTCCCCCTTGCACAGAAGCTTGCGTACAGAGCAGCTGCCAAAGGAGCTATTCACAAAAATGAGGCTGCCAGAAGAGTTTCAAGAATAGCCAGAAAAGTTAACGCAGCCAAACAGGCTCTCTCTTCATAA
- a CDS encoding methionine adenosyltransferase: MANIKVGLLDFPKVSQQPVEIVERKGTGHPDTICDALGEELSIALSKLYREECGAIMHHNVDKALLIGGIAEPKFGGGSIISPIEIYLTGRAINEINGKRLPVEELAIETAHRWLKENIPNLDITNHIIIHPKLKPGSKDLVELFERFQLKGEIPLANDTSFGVGHAPFDDVETIVYEVERTLNSKEFKKDHPYVGEDIKVMGVRNGDNIRITIAMAFVDKYVKNVKDYLEKKEIISNYAYSIAQKLTDRHVDIFLNTADDPENESVYITVTGTSAEAGDDGQIGRGNRVNGLITPYRPMSLEAAAGKNPVSHIGKIYNTAATDMAERIVAEIEEVEEVYVYLVSQIGKPITEPQVCDVKLRLNTDVKGIEEEVRKIAQEEIDNLPDTWQKFLERKFRLY, from the coding sequence TTGGCAAATATTAAAGTAGGACTTCTTGATTTTCCTAAAGTATCTCAGCAACCTGTTGAAATAGTTGAAAGAAAAGGAACAGGACACCCTGACACCATATGTGATGCTCTTGGAGAGGAGCTATCCATAGCTCTTTCTAAACTGTACAGAGAAGAATGCGGTGCAATAATGCACCATAATGTTGATAAAGCTCTTCTTATTGGTGGGATAGCCGAACCAAAATTCGGCGGTGGTTCAATTATTTCCCCTATAGAGATATATCTTACGGGAAGGGCAATAAATGAGATAAATGGAAAGAGGCTTCCCGTTGAAGAGCTTGCCATTGAAACTGCCCACAGATGGTTAAAAGAAAACATACCTAATCTTGATATAACAAATCACATTATTATCCATCCAAAGTTAAAACCGGGAAGTAAAGATCTTGTTGAGCTGTTTGAGAGGTTTCAACTCAAAGGAGAAATTCCCCTTGCTAACGATACATCGTTTGGTGTAGGTCATGCACCGTTTGATGATGTGGAAACAATCGTTTACGAGGTAGAAAGAACTCTAAACAGCAAAGAGTTTAAAAAAGATCACCCATATGTTGGTGAAGATATAAAAGTAATGGGAGTAAGAAACGGCGATAACATAAGAATAACTATTGCTATGGCTTTTGTTGATAAATATGTAAAGAATGTTAAGGATTATTTAGAGAAGAAAGAGATTATTTCAAACTATGCATACTCAATAGCTCAAAAGCTGACAGACAGACATGTGGATATATTTCTTAATACGGCTGATGATCCGGAGAATGAATCGGTTTATATAACAGTTACAGGAACGTCTGCTGAAGCTGGAGACGATGGACAGATAGGGAGAGGTAATAGGGTTAACGGTCTGATAACACCTTACAGACCGATGAGCCTTGAGGCTGCAGCTGGCAAAAATCCCGTTTCTCACATAGGGAAAATATACAATACGGCTGCAACAGACATGGCTGAAAGGATAGTTGCAGAGATAGAAGAAGTAGAAGAGGTATACGTTTATCTTGTGAGCCAGATAGGTAAACCTATTACTGAGCCTCAGGTATGTGATGTAAAACTGAGGCTTAACACAGATGTTAAAGGTATAGAAGAAGAGGTCAGGAAGATAGCGCAGGAAGAGATAGACAATCTGCCAGACACTTGGCAGAAGTTTCTTGAGAGAAAGTTCAGACTGTATTAA
- the coaE gene encoding dephospho-CoA kinase (Dephospho-CoA kinase (CoaE) performs the final step in coenzyme A biosynthesis.): MLKIGLTGSIGTGKTTVADIFKRLGAYVISADEIVHRLLEREDIKEKIREKFGNVFTSDGKVDRKKLAQIIFDDEKKRKELEGILHPLVFREIERFFEKVREKDPKAVVVAEVPLMIETGSYKNYDMVIVVYAPEDIQLQRLIKKGLSKEEAKKRIKAQMPIDEKIRYADIVIENTGSLKELEKEVKEIYEILKNVASCAGSR, translated from the coding sequence ATGTTAAAGATTGGATTAACAGGTTCTATAGGAACGGGAAAAACAACAGTAGCAGATATATTTAAAAGATTAGGTGCTTATGTTATAAGTGCAGATGAGATAGTTCATAGACTTCTTGAAAGAGAAGATATTAAAGAAAAAATAAGAGAAAAGTTTGGGAATGTATTTACGTCGGATGGCAAGGTTGACAGAAAGAAGCTTGCACAGATAATCTTTGATGACGAAAAAAAGAGAAAGGAACTGGAGGGGATACTGCATCCCCTCGTTTTTAGGGAGATAGAGAGATTTTTTGAAAAAGTGAGGGAAAAAGATCCGAAAGCTGTGGTGGTAGCAGAAGTTCCGCTTATGATTGAAACAGGCAGTTATAAAAATTATGATATGGTGATAGTTGTTTATGCTCCAGAAGATATCCAGCTACAGAGGTTGATAAAAAAGGGACTTTCAAAAGAAGAAGCAAAAAAAAGGATAAAAGCCCAGATGCCCATTGACGAGAAGATTAGATATGCAGATATTGTGATAGAAAACACCGGTTCCTTAAAGGAGCTGGAAAAAGAGGTAAAGGAAATATATGAGATACTTAAGAATGTTGCTTCTTGTGCTGGTTCTCGTTAA
- a CDS encoding cupredoxin domain-containing protein, with translation MLVSLSVFSCTKTEEKPDTIISIEVSKDGYKPSDITVSRGQVVLFKVTALDEGISAAFGNVGHCFYILPPYDVMVKNIKKGQTKEVKVKMVYPGDFVFTCPYCSGIFPTNGVIHVR, from the coding sequence TTGCTGGTTAGTCTCTCTGTTTTTTCCTGTACGAAAACAGAAGAGAAACCAGATACCATTATAAGTATTGAAGTTTCAAAAGATGGATACAAGCCCAGTGATATAACTGTTTCCCGGGGACAGGTTGTTCTGTTTAAAGTTACGGCATTAGATGAAGGAATAAGTGCAGCATTTGGTAATGTTGGACACTGCTTTTATATCCTTCCCCCTTATGACGTGATGGTCAAAAATATTAAAAAGGGACAGACAAAAGAGGTAAAAGTAAAAATGGTTTATCCTGGCGACTTTGTTTTTACCTGTCCTTACTGCTCGGGTATTTTCCCGACAAATGGGGTGATACATGTCAGGTAA
- a CDS encoding MFS transporter codes for MNKIRVLSWALFDFAETVFSSNIISVFFPLWIVNTLGGSSYHYSLVYSVSIAISIMLGVVSGKIADERGLKDIFFKFFIVGVIFSIFSLYFIKSLIPALIMFLFMNIFYQQSLIFYNSLLEDVSGGKNRGLVSGSGIGIGYIGGVVSLLVANYLSDTPSQTFLITAIIFSLFSLPSLIFVKIPQKRALQISIRELFREKKFFLFLLSVLFLTDAAHGLIIFMSVYLNKVFNMSQSEIVNIIAFAGIFAIISAPVAGYILDRISPAGFLKFLFIGWMVGFVMLYFSNDITIYLVAILFGILLSSLWTTMRLVVIEISPYEQLTTRFAFMALSERMASIVSPLTWGVIVFLLGDNSHSYKVAAITLSIFPLIGFLVYMRFLRLT; via the coding sequence TTGAACAAAATCAGGGTTTTATCGTGGGCTTTATTTGATTTTGCAGAAACCGTTTTTTCATCAAACATCATATCTGTTTTTTTTCCCTTATGGATTGTAAACACACTGGGAGGTAGTTCCTATCATTATTCCCTCGTTTACTCCGTATCTATTGCCATCTCCATAATGCTCGGTGTAGTTTCAGGAAAAATAGCTGATGAAAGAGGACTAAAAGATATATTTTTTAAGTTTTTTATTGTTGGAGTAATTTTTTCCATATTTTCCCTGTACTTCATTAAATCACTTATCCCTGCTCTGATAATGTTTCTATTTATGAACATCTTTTATCAGCAGAGCCTTATTTTTTACAATTCTCTTCTTGAGGATGTATCAGGTGGGAAAAACAGAGGACTTGTGTCTGGTTCAGGAATTGGAATTGGTTATATTGGTGGTGTTGTCAGCCTCCTTGTAGCAAACTACCTGTCTGACACCCCTTCTCAGACGTTTTTGATTACAGCTATTATATTCTCTCTTTTTTCTCTACCCTCACTTATATTTGTAAAAATTCCCCAAAAAAGAGCTCTTCAGATTAGCATCAGAGAACTGTTCAGAGAAAAAAAATTTTTCTTATTTCTCCTGTCGGTACTTTTTCTTACAGATGCTGCCCACGGGCTGATAATATTTATGTCTGTATATCTGAACAAAGTCTTTAATATGTCCCAGTCTGAGATTGTTAATATCATTGCCTTTGCAGGTATTTTTGCTATCATATCAGCACCTGTTGCAGGATACATACTGGATAGAATAAGCCCAGCAGGATTCCTGAAATTCCTTTTTATTGGATGGATGGTCGGTTTTGTCATGCTGTATTTCTCCAATGACATAACTATTTATCTTGTTGCCATACTGTTCGGTATCCTGCTATCTTCACTGTGGACAACGATGAGACTCGTTGTTATTGAGATATCTCCATACGAGCAGTTAACTACAAGATTTGCATTCATGGCTTTATCCGAAAGAATGGCAAGTATAGTTTCCCCTTTAACATGGGGAGTTATTGTATTCCTTCTTGGAGACAACTCACACTCTTATAAAGTGGCAGCTATCACTTTATCCATATTTCCTCTCATAGGATTCCTTGTATATATGAGATTCCTGAGGCTTACCTGA
- a CDS encoding pseudouridine synthase, which yields MKKLRLDRYLSNAGIGSRKEVKLLIKGGRVTVNGVTIRDPSFQINLENDTVCIDGNPVILKKNHYFMFNKPSGYVTAKEDRYLPTVMEFFSSLPFYKKLFPVGRLDIDTEGLLIVTDDGTLAHRISHPKWEVEKEYYAVVKGNIRNTDYSRYEKEGIKLKDYKAKPFKIKLISASDEKSEITITVKEGKYHIVKRIMEKLGHPVLYLKRIRIGPIKLDEKLPTGEFREFTEEEIRQLKQVVNL from the coding sequence TTGAAGAAACTCAGATTAGATAGATATCTATCCAACGCAGGTATAGGCTCCAGAAAAGAGGTAAAACTGCTGATAAAAGGGGGAAGGGTTACTGTCAATGGTGTCACTATAAGAGATCCCTCATTTCAGATAAACCTCGAAAATGATACAGTATGTATTGACGGCAACCCTGTAATACTTAAAAAAAATCATTATTTCATGTTCAACAAGCCGTCTGGATATGTAACGGCAAAGGAAGATAGATATCTGCCTACAGTCATGGAGTTTTTTTCTTCTTTACCATTTTATAAAAAACTTTTTCCTGTAGGAAGACTGGACATAGACACAGAAGGACTTCTTATTGTAACTGACGATGGAACCCTTGCACACAGAATCTCTCATCCTAAATGGGAAGTTGAAAAAGAATACTATGCAGTTGTAAAAGGAAACATTAGGAATACTGATTACTCCAGATATGAAAAAGAGGGTATAAAACTGAAGGATTACAAAGCAAAGCCATTTAAAATAAAATTAATATCTGCATCTGATGAAAAATCGGAGATAACGATAACTGTAAAGGAAGGTAAGTATCACATAGTAAAAAGAATAATGGAAAAGTTAGGACATCCTGTTCTTTACCTGAAACGTATCAGAATTGGTCCGATTAAATTAGATGAAAAACTTCCAACAGGTGAGTTTAGAGAATTTACAGAGGAAGAAATCAGACAGTTGAAACAAGTGGTAAACCTTTAA